The following nucleotide sequence is from Amia ocellicauda isolate fAmiCal2 chromosome 2, fAmiCal2.hap1, whole genome shotgun sequence.
CTGGAGCACCCTCCCAAATAAAATCAACCCCTACTGTCTCTCTGCCAGGTCCTGGCCCTCTGCTCCTACCCTGAGCTCCTGAGTGACAAGCAGTTTCCGGAGGATGCCAAGCAGCGCGCACGCCGCATCCTGCAGGGCTGTGGAGGGGGCAGCATCGGTGAGCGCACACTGCGCCGTGGCAGTGcttctcctctctgtctctgtctgtcggGCTGCGTCGTGCTGTGTTCGGTCAGTGCTGGGGTTCAGTGACTGagcgatctctctctctctctctctcaggggcgTACAGTGCCAGTCAGGGGCTGGAGTGCGTGCGGCAGGACGTGGCACGGTACATCGAGCACAGGGACGGAGGGATCCCCTCTGACCCCAACAACATCTACCTCTCCACTGGAGCCAGCGACGCCATTGTGGTGCGCTGACGCCCCGACTGACTCGTGCGCTGACGCActgacaccctgactgactgatcgAACACTGTCCACAGACTGATCTAGCGACTGACAGCCTGACTGACTCATACACTGatggactgacacactgactgacacactggcagACTGATCGAACACTGTCCACAGACTCACTGAATAATACACTGACACCCTaatgcactgacactgacaccctGCTGCGCTGAtttacactgtgtgtgtttgtgactgaTAATTGGACTCTCctctcccaccctctctctccctccctctctcccgcaGACGATGCTGAAGCTGCTGGTGAGCGGCGTGGGCGCGAGTCGCACTGGCGTGCTGATCCCCATCCCCCAGTACCCGCTGTATTCCGCTGCGCTGGCAGAGCTGGGCGCCGTGCAGGTGGGATACTACCTGAACGAGGAGAGCTGCTGGAGCCTGGACACCCAGGAGCTGCACCGGGCCCTGTCCCAGGCCCGGCAGCACTGCCAGCCGCGGGTACTCTGCATCATCAACCCCGGCAACCCTACCggtgaggaggagggagggacgTGTGAGAGGAacgagagagggggagagacaggGTCTATCTGTGGGGAACCGGGCCGCTGTGGTGTGTGTATAAAGCGCCTCTCTGCTCCTGCGACAGGCCAGGTCCAGAGCCGGAAGTGCATCGAGGATGTGATCCGATTTGCCGCCGAGGAGAAGCTCTTCCTGATGGCTGACGAGGTGAGGCGACGACGGGGAGGTcgctgaatgtgtgtgtgtggcatggGCGAGCGCAGGTGAAGAGTCAACGGATCCTCTGGCTGTTGTCGTCCCGTCACGGTTGACCGACTGAGTCTCTACACACACGGCTGCTCCGTGCCCGAGTCTCTCCGGCCTTGTCCTGGAGTCTCCCGGCCCAGTGTGAGGAGCTGTGCGGCACGCCTCTCCTTCAGATAATTGTTCCGGCTCGTTAGGCCGGGCTAACGGGAGCAGGTGACTCGTGAGGTGTCGGTAATGGCAGCCGCTGACAGATGGGCTCTGAGAGGCAGCTGGAGGGAGGGATGTGCCcagtccacctctctctctctctctctctctctctctctctctctctctctctctctctctctctctctctcctctctcacactctctctcataaGAAACACAAGACaatccaatcgagaggagcccattcgccccatcgtgctcgtttggtgttcattaataactcagtgatcaaggatcctatccagtctgtttttgaatgttcccaaattgtctcttcagccacatcgctggggagtttgttcagattgtgacgcctctctgtgtgaagaagtgtctcctgttttctgtcttgaatgccttgtagcccaatttccatttgtgtccccgggtgtgtgtgtccctgctgatctggaaaagctcctctggtttgatgtggtcgatgcccttcatgattttgaagacttgaatcaagtccccacgtagtctcctctgctctcactcactctctccctctctctcgacCCCCCCAGGTGTACCAGGACAACGTGTACGCCCCCGGCTGTGAGTTCCACTCCTTTAAGAAAGTTCTGTGTGAGATGGGCCCCAAGTTCTCTGACACCGTGGAGCTCGCCTCCTTCCACTCCACCTCCAAGTGCTACATGGGAGAGTGAGTGAGCGGTGCCGGCCCtcctgggtctgtgtgtctgtgcgatTCATTCAGACGAGCTTTACTGGCAGGACACGGTTACAGCAGACCTGCCAGAGCAtctacacacacagtacaaataACATATTTCAAGAGTGTTAATTTAACAGCCTTTCTGCGTCTCTGTCTCTGACTCTCTCtaatatttctgtttcccaCCCCCCACTCGCAGGTGCGGTTTCCGTGGTGGCTACATGGAGGTGTTGAACCTTGACCCGGAAGTGAAAGCCCAACTGACGAAGCTGGTGTCCGTGCGGCTGTGCCCCCCTGTGCCCGGCCAGGCGCTGCTGGACCTGGTGGTCAACCCCCCCCAGCAGGACGAGCCCTCGCACGCGCAGTTCATCAAGGTTAGCTCTcctgccacccccccccaccaggcCAGTGACCAATCACAGTCCAGTTGACCAATCACagtgtccccccacccccaggagCGCAGTGCCGTGCTCCTCTCTCTGGGGGAGCGCGCCCGGCTGGCGGAGGAGCTGCTGAACGCGGTGCCTGGGATCAGCTGCAACCCTGTGCAGGGAGCCATGTACTGCTTCCCCCGCATCACGCTGCCCCCCCGCGCCCTGCAGCAGGCTCAGGTACATGCACACGCTACGCACACATACACGCTTTTCTATGCAATCTGTCTGCTTCACTCTTTCactcaatatttgttttctttcactttCCCTCTTTGTCCCCCTCCTATCTATCCATATCTCTTTTCCCAtccctcctctgtctctctgtctccctctatCTGTCCCAAAGTCTAATTCAAAACCAGCTTTATTGGCGTGACACGTGTACACGCGTGTCTGTACAGAGAACAGACTCGACACAATAACCCAATGGACGTCTCTGTGCCCCTCCCCCCTCAGTCCCAGGGCCAGGCGCCGGATATGTTCTACTGTATGCGGCTACTGGAGGAAACCGGCATCTGCCTGGTGCCGGGCAGCGGCTTCGGACAGAGGGAGGGCACATACCACTTCAGGTACCGCTGACGGACCCAGGCACACTGGCACTGAGGCAGACTTCGACATACTGGCACACAGCGAACGACACGCTGCAGTGGCACGCACTGAGACTCCACAGTGCTTTGGCACCGAGACGCAGagagaagaacataagaaagtttacaaatgagaggaggccattcgacccatcgtgctcgtttggtgtccattaatatctatgGTGTccaatatctaagtgatccaaggatccaaagaaagagagagtgtgtgtcagggAGGCGCACAGACACTCGGTTTAAATCTGCCGCTGCCTCAGTATGTATGGCGATGTTCACAGTGTTTGAGCTGAGAGGAGctttaacctctctctctctcccccccccccctcctctccttcctcacacgctccctctccctcctctccctctcctactCTCTCCTTGCTCCCTCCTCCCTAATCTCTCTCCCTggcctctccccccctctctctctcctcttgtcTCCCCCCAGGATGACTATCCTCCCccccacagagaagctgaaggtGTTACTGAGCAAACTGAGGGATTTCCATCAGAGGTTCACCACAGAGTTCTCCTAGagccacccctccccccccagcCAGAAGTGTGTGTGAACGAGTTGAGTGAGTGAcgcactgtgtgtgtcagtgcatctGCGTGTGAGCTGACTGAGGGAATAGTCATTATTTGTAGTTTTTTGTAGGTGTCATTGATTCAAGTTGATCTTAAAGCTGATTGAGCACATAATCACCCCAATGCCTTCAGGTTCCTTCATGTACTACACCTCCTAACCCCGCCCTGCCCCGCCCATCTCACAGTGGACACACAGTGCTCTGAGGGACCCTGCGGACCCAGACACCTACTGGTGGGGGAGGAGGAAGgagtaaaaaaacagaatgaagAGCAAGACGATGACGCGACCTGTTCCCCTGTCCGCTGTGGGGGGGTCCCTGGGGTTAGGGGTGTGATGGTGGGGTCAGGGGCTCTAGCTCTTGAACATCTGGAACCACATATGCCTCTCGTGCCAAACTCAGGGCTGCCCAGCTCTGGTGCTGCAGGGTCgctgtacagtgcagtaaacTGCCTTCAGGTTTTCATTCCTTTAATTCCTCTTAACGTCACCAAGGTCAATGGACCTGTTACCCCGCTGTACCTGGGCCCCCCTGTCCTTCGGGGGCTGGGGAATCGGACAGCGGCTGAGCCCCGCTGGTGGAGCCCCGCTGGTGGAGCCCCGCTGGTTGAGCCTGTCCAGTGGGGCAACACTAACAGCAGAGGGTGCCGTTTCCTCTCCTGACCAGAGCTACAGTCTCAAAGACTGGCAGTGCAGGGGATTGCGCGTGAAACCCCCTAGTGGTTAAAGCCATACACCACACCACTGAGCTCAGCACCATTGCAGTGACAGGAAATAAAGTGCACAACAATGTTTCCTTAAAAGCAGAATTTGCACTCAAAGCTGTGCTGTGTATTACACTCTCCCccccctgtactgtactgcagacTGCAGCCCCCCAGGCCAGGGCTGCCCAATAGTGCCTAGACTTTATCCATTATCGGGGAGGATTTGACTCCTCCCACCCCTGGCCCTGCAGCACCTTGAGTCTCCTGCCTGATATGCAGTAATTCGCTGACAGGAGCCACACTGGCCGAGCCTGGGTAAGGTCTCGGCTGTGCTGTTACTACAcactatacacatatacacacgtgcacacatgcacacacatctgTGTGTAGGGCATGTGAAGGAACAGAGAGCTCATGGGCCCGTGCTCTCCTGTGCTGTGGCCTCATGCGTGGCGTGTGGGTGCtgtttacacacagacacacatctgGATCTGATCACTTCCTCCCGCAGCCCGTTGCAGAGATGGAGCGGTGCTGTTCACGGCTGGACAAGAGTCCTGTACGGCCGTGAGAAGGAAATTTCATACTGCACAGccacacacagatacaggaCTCCTGACAGTTGGAACTGCGTGCAGCACATGTGTCGCTCTCGCACACTCGCCCTCCCTTGCCCCTGCGCTGGCAGGCAGCCTGTGTGCGTGCGCTGTGTGAGCCACGGGTGTTTTCCAATGTGAGGCCGTGGAGAGGGACGGAGGCACGTCAGCCAAATGATTATGTAatggtagtaataataataattacaaaaataaatttcaAGTGCCTTGAAAAAGCCAGTGCAGTGAATCCCAAATCTGCTTTCCTTCTCTTAGCCTTCCAGCTCtttcctgtctctccctcttcctttctctcactccactctcctgtctcttcctctctctatctcttgcTCCCTCTCCAGTCCCTCCTCCATtatcctcctctctctcactctctcctctGCTCCCAGGTGGCTGCTGTTCACTGTCTTGTgtttaaatggaaaacaaagcAATAGAACATTTGACTGGAGCACTGATCTGAATGTGTTAGGAATTAATTGTACTGTGGATCTTAAATGAGACTTAACTGTGAGTTCCAGACAATAAAATACACTTCTAAATGTAACGTTTAGCTTGATTTGTGACcttgtacttgtgtgtgtgatACCAAATACCAGGGAGTTTCCGTCAGGCCACCAACACACTAAAAGAAAATATGTCATGAAAACACAATTCGGCCAAACAATAATACCCATACCGATTTGGCTAGAAATTTTCCAAGCAGTTTTTCCAGCCAATCCTCCTTTATGGGAGTGAGGTGGGGGTGTCTGCTCGCAAACCCCACCTATACAGTCTGGGACAAAAGCCTGATAGAAAAACTGCAACTTGACTTCTGTAAGCACATCCTGCAGGTCCACAGGAACGCCCCTAACACAGCCGGTAGAGCGGAGCTGGGTCTGTTTCTCCTGCTGATCCCCCTCCTGactgaaggtatcttggtgcagtgtggtcaagacagcggtagttgagggtcagtgtcttgaactgaatgcgtgccgctatcgggagccagtggagggagcggagcagtggagtagcgtgtgtgaatcgtggcagagcgaataccagacgagccgcagagttctggatgagctggagtggccaggagggagttgcagtagtccaggcaggagaggaccagtgactggacgagtagctgagttgagtagtcggtgaggaaggggcgGATCCGGCAtcacacagcaaaccttcttgcgatggcacctatggatgtgccatcctggaggagctggactacctgtgcatcctgaatgggctgcaggtatcgtctcatgctaccagtagtgacaaggacactagcaaaatgcaaaactagagaggaatcagtcaggaaggataaggagagaacaattgtctgtggccaccacctgcaaaaccattccctttttgggggttgtcttgccattgcctctccagtgcacctgttgtcactttcatttgcaccaaaacaggtgacattgattcacaatcgcttaagCTTCCTAACTGGagagattgatatccctgaagtttaactgacttggtgtcatactgtgatgattacatgttcccttaattgttttgagcagaatatatatatatatatatatacacactcacctaaaggattattaggaacacctgttcaatttctcattaatgcaattatctaaccaaccaatcacatggcagttgcttcaatgcatttaggggtgtggtcctggtcaagacaatctcctgaactccaaactgaatgtctgaatgggaaagaaaggtgatttaagcaattttgagcgtggcatggttgttggtgccagacaggccggtctgagtatttcacaatctgctcagttactgggattttcacgcacaaccatttctagggtttacaaagaatggtgtgaaaagggaaaaacatccagtatgcggcagtcctgtgggcgaaaatgccttgttgatgctagaggtcagaggagaatgggccgactgattcaagctgatagaagagcaactttgaccgaaataaccactcgttacaaccgaggtatgcagcaaagcatttgtgaagccacaacacgtacagccttgaggcggatgggctacaacagcagaagaccccaccgggtaccactcatctccactacaaataggaaaaagaggctgcaatttgcacaagcacacctaaattggacagttgaagactggaaaaatgttgcctggtctgatgagtctggatttctgttgagacattcagatggtagagtcagaatttggcgtaaacagaatgagaacatggatccatcatgccttgttaccactgtgcaggctggtggtggtggtgtaatggtgtgggggatgttttcttggcacactttaggccccttagtgccaattgggcatcgtttaaatgccacggcctacctgagcattgtttctgaccatgttcatccctttatgaccaccatgtacccatcctctgatggctacttccagcaggataatgcaccatgtcacaaaggtccaatcatttcaaattggtttcttgaacatgacaatgagttcactgtactaaactggcccccacagtcaccagatctcaacccaatagagcatctttgggatgtggtggaacgggagcttcgtgccctggatgtgcatcccacaaatctccatcaactgcaagatgctatcctatcaatatgggccaacatttctaaagaatgctttcagcaccttgttgaatcaatgccacgtagaattaaggcagttctgaaggcgaaagggggtcaaacacagtattagtatggtgttcctaataatcctttaggtgagtgtgtatatatatatatatatatatatatacacaccgatccgccataacattatgaccacctgcctaatcttgtgtaggtcccccttttgccaccaaaacagccctgacccgtcgaggcatggactccaccagacctctgaaggtgtgctgtggtatctggcaccaagacgttagcagcagatcctttaagtcctgtaagttgcgaggtggggcctccatgcatctgacttgtttgtccagcacatcccacagatgctcgattggattgagatctggggaatttggggaacttgtgattcatcaggccaggccaccttcttccattgctccgtggtccagttctgatgttcacgtgcccattgtaggcgctttcggcagtggacaggggtcagcatgggcaccctgactggtctgcggcagccccatacgcaacaaactgcgatgcactgtgtgttctgacacctttctatcagaaccagcattcacttgtTCAGCAATTTAAGCTACAGTAGctggtctgttggatcggagcacacgggccagccttcgctccccacgtgcatcaatgagccgtggccgcccatgaccttgtcgccggttcaccgcttttccttccttggaccacttttgacaggtactgaccactgcagactgggaacaccccacaagagctgcagttttggagatgctctgacccagtggtctagccatcacaatttggcccttgtcaaagtcgctcagatccttacgctgcccatttttcctgcttctaacacatcaacattgaggataaaatgttcacttgctgcctaatatatcccacccactgacaggtgccatgataacgagattatcagtgttattcacttcacctgtcagtgctcataatgttatggttgatcggtgtatatatacagcagCGGCTGTACTTTCTGAGGACATTGAGGAAAATCAGTCTGTCCCAGCAGATGCTTGTGAACTTTTACCACTGCTCTGTTGAAAGCATACTAACTTACGGCATCCTGGTGTGGTATACTGGTTGCACTGTGGCTGAGAAGCTCTGCAGGGAGTCATCAACTCAGCATAGAAAATCACCGGCTCACAGTTGCCTTCACTTGAGGACATTTACAAAACCAGATGTTTATGTCGGGCCAGAAACATAATAAAGGACTCTTTTCAACCTGGCAACCACCTCTTTACTCTGTTGCCATCTGGAAGGCGCTATCGGTCTCTTAAGATACGCACCTCCAGATTCCTGAACTTTTTTTTCTGAGTGCCAAGAATTGAACTCTAGTTAATAAGGAGATTAAACATGATAAGTTACAGGGTTGTGCAATAATATTATAGCTTTTTATTGATTgactatttatatttttatattttgaatatttgtatgccccctttttttttcttatttctggtgtgtatgtttttatgtttgtgtgtaccaCTGAGGAGAAGCTCTAAATTGCGTTGTACAGTTGTGCAATGACAATAAAGGTATTCTAGTCTATTctattatagatagatagatagatagatagatatattggtttgtgtctccttctgtaaatgctttggaaatacattatatatgacATGTCAGGAAAgcaccttgaattgaattgacagagagagagagagagagagagatagagagaaaggAGCAACACCTATTAAGATGAGCTCCTAACTTTTCAACATTGTACTTACTAAATGAGCtaatttttgaaaaataattacatatgcAGTCAACACAAGGCATGCGGCAATGAAGATAAATTcctaaaaaaaaaggaaatataaaatggagaaaagaaaaacaaggagGTAACTGGAACACAAGGATTAAAGGAACTaaggaaaacaaacatcaaACAGAGAAGTACATCAGGAGGTAAGCTTCTTCTGTAATAAATGTACAGTATAgatgtatacatataaaaagATTAAGAATAACCTGATACAGGACACATTTGAATGACAGTTTATATAGTAAAGCTCTGTAGGGGAAAAGAAAAGGCTAATCAAACTACAGAACAATCCACACGATGGAGAGCGGCAGTTTCCCAGCTGAGCAATGCAGTCAGACCAGTGTCCCAGACAGCACGGAGACATGGGAGACAGGGAGCTCTCACAGGCTGGGGCTCACACACTTCAGAAATCCTGAACCCTAAGGAGGCCAAGACTGGAAAGGACAGAGAACACTTCAAGGAAAATGTGCTGAGAAAATGTCCAGAGACTCTTGTTGCTGATTTCAGCTCAACAGAAAACAAAGTGAAGACAAACCTGATCGTCTACACCACACAGTGTGATGCCTGGCATGATGCATTCCTGCAGCACTACACACATCTGTGCAGGAGAGGCATCGGCCCTGGGAGAAAGCTGTCTGTATTGGATGAGGAGGACCCAGACAACATCATACTGACTGTAAGTGTCTACAAAAATGGCTCTGTGCTAATACAAGGCAGTGAGAGCAGTCTGGACAGATTTGATCTGAGCTTCCAGTCTCTTCAAACTTTAGCCAAATCAAACGGGAGACCCACCACAGCCCTacaacacccccctcccccagcaCTCTCACCATCAAAGAGTGCCTGTCCCAGCTAGAGAGGGACTTCACTGAGTTCAGGGAACTGACAATGAGCAGCcggagggaggaggggaggggagtgAGCAGCAGCTGAGAGATGAGCTGGTGCAACTCAGGAACAAGCACAGGGTGAGTGCCATGACAGAAAGGACAGAGAGCAGCTGAAAGGAGAGCCTCACTCAGTGAAGTGAAGATCCTGAGCAAAGAGCTGCACAGCCTGAAAGAGACCCAGCCCTCCACAGGTGAGACGGAGAGTGCACAGAACTGGAGAGAGAGGAGCCCAGCACACAGCCTGCAGACCAGCCAACCAGCCCTGACACAGACAAGGACACAgtttcattacattacattacattatttgtcatttagcagacgctcttatacagggtgacttacatttgcaCTGCcccaaccttccagttatgagtccataCCCCTAACctctactccacagtgctgcctacgTTTCACCAGCAgccacgcacacagacacaggcctTGACAACACTACAGCCAGCACCTCTCCGGACACCCCCACAACCCTGGACACAAGCCCAGCTCCATCCCCCAGGCGACCCAGCAAGGCTCAGCACAGCGCGCACATCGTCATCCTCAttgactccaatgggaagtgtCTGGATGGCAGACTACTGTTCCCTGGGCAACGTGTGACCACGATCCGTTGCCCTACAACAGAGCGAGCCCTGGACATCCTCAACAGGCCCAGCTCCACCCAGCCCCagcacatcctcatccacacagGAACTAACAACCTGCACACCCTGCAGGGAGGGGAGGCCAAGGTACTGACACAGGTGGCCGCCTGAAAGAGCCGCCCAGCAGATCCCAGCCGCTACAATCACCATGTCCACGCTGCTGCCCAGACAGGACATACCAGCGCACACCATccagcacatcaacacacagcTGTCGCGAGGCTGCAGCCCCCTGACCAACGTACACCTGGCCCAGCACCACAGCCTCTCCCCACagcacctgtatgaccacgagCACCTCAACCAGCATGGCATGAGTCTTTTTGCCCGCAGCCTGAAGGACACTGCTCTGGGAAGAGAGCCCTGTCTGCTGCAGATGAGGACACCCCCGCAGCAGCACCAAGACCCCAGGGCCAGggagccacagacacagaggagGCCACACAGAATAGCCACGCAGGGCCCCCAGAGACCCCCAGCCAGCAGTGCCTGGCCTCCACACATGCATCCCAGCAACTAAAGGATTTAGAAAACATTATCAAATACAATCAAAAACCCCTGGACTCACCCATTAGCCTGCAGAAACTAAATGAAAGAATAGAATCCCTAGAAACATGTACCAGGAAAACCAGTGCAGTGTGAAGGTCGGCCACAAAAGGACAGAGTTCTTCCACCAGGGTCCTACGCTCTTTAATATCTATATTAATGAGCGGGCGTCAGTGCTGGAGCAGTCCTCAGCCCCACGCCTcactctgcagcactccactgTCAAACTACTGCTGTACGCTGATGACCTGGTCCTGCTCTCACCCACATagcaggggctgcagcagaGCCTGACCATACTAGAGCAGTCCTGCCAGGACTGGGCCCTGGAAGCCAACCTGGACACGACCAGAATCATGgtgttccagaaaaaagccaagaACCAGGCACAGAAATTTCAATTCTTTCTAAATGGCAACACGGTACAGCACACAACCAATTACACATACCTTTGTCTGGACATTAGTGCATCAGGGAGCTTCAATGCAGCTATAAGTGCACTGAAAGAAAATGCATGCAGGGCTTTTTattcaataaaaaacaattgtaCAACTTAAAACCCCCAGTGAGGATCTGGCTTAAAATCTTTGACAGTATACTGTCTCCAATCCTCCTGTACGGTAGTGAAGTGTGGGGCCCAGTAACTTACCCTGATCACAGCAAGTGGGACAGCAGCCCAACTGAGAGCCTGCACCTGGACTTCTGCAGACACCTGCTCCAGCTGCACAGGAGCGCAGCCAACAACGCATGCAGAGCTGAGCTGGGCCACCTCCTCCTGCTGCTCACTGTGCACAAGAGGGCACTGAAGTACTGGGTACACCTCAGCAACGGCCACCCTCACTCCTACTGCCACACAGCACTGCGGAGCCAGGAGCATGGCCCTCAACAGTGCGCCATTCGTACCCTGGCACGGCCCCTCACTAAGCGgagccacaccagccccagcGGGCAGACAGCGGGCACCAGGATCAACAGAATCACCAAGAAGATGCGAGCACAATACCTTGAGCGCTGGCACACAGAGACTGAACAGCAGCACAAACTGCAGTGTTACCGCTCTCTACAGAGGGACTACAGCCTGGCACCGTACCTGGTGAGAGTGAAGGACCCCAAacagagacaaaccctgagCCACTACAGACTCAGTGCCCACAGCCTGGAAATAGAAACAGgcgacacaggcagacctggaaGCCCAGAAAGGAGAGACTGTGTGGACAGTGTGAGCAGGGGAGGTGGAGGACGAGACGCACTTCCTGCTGCACTGAACCAAATACTCCACAGCCAGGGACACGCGCCTCCCGAAACTCTCAGCCCAGGTCACAGGCTGCCAAGAGCTCAGAGacgaaagcaaaataaaaatgctgttaGGAGTGGATGAACATacagcagagctggctgccgACTATGTGCCACTGCACTGTTCTATGTATTGCAGTAGAACCCCGTGTACTTGGTTTGGCAAAACGGGTGTaaccttgtcatgccaataaagctctttttgaatttgaaattgagaattgaaagagagagaacactgcaggctgtggttTCCTCTTCCTGCCCACCAGAGCACAGACAGCTGCTGCTCTCTTCAGCAATGAGCGGTTTCACTTCTTTCTCTCGttccctttctctgtctctctgtctctcttgctcccctctatctctctccctttATTTGGAAGCACTGCAGGGATATTCTTTTGTTAACCAAATAGGAGTCCCCCTGCCATCTGCAGTCCAACCAGAGACGCTGAAGCCCGGGAGCCGCTCTGTCCCTCCGGCCCTCCAGGTGGCAGGTGGCGGCGCACAGGGGCCCCAGGCTG
It contains:
- the LOC136760848 gene encoding alanine aminotransferase 2-like codes for the protein MSQNGVAPHRGKVLTAETMNPNIRRVEYAVRGPIVQRAVEIEKELKEGVKKPFSEVIRANIGDAHAMGQRPITFLRQVLALCSYPELLSDKQFPEDAKQRARRILQGCGGGSIGAYSASQGLECVRQDVARYIEHRDGGIPSDPNNIYLSTGASDAIVTMLKLLVSGVGASRTGVLIPIPQYPLYSAALAELGAVQVGYYLNEESCWSLDTQELHRALSQARQHCQPRVLCIINPGNPTGQVQSRKCIEDVIRFAAEEKLFLMADEVYQDNVYAPGCEFHSFKKVLCEMGPKFSDTVELASFHSTSKCYMGECGFRGGYMEVLNLDPEVKAQLTKLVSVRLCPPVPGQALLDLVVNPPQQDEPSHAQFIKERSAVLLSLGERARLAEELLNAVPGISCNPVQGAMYCFPRITLPPRALQQAQSQGQAPDMFYCMRLLEETGICLVPGSGFGQREGTYHFRMTILPPTEKLKVLLSKLRDFHQRFTTEFS